A window from Candidatus Omnitrophota bacterium encodes these proteins:
- the tsaB gene encoding tRNA (adenosine(37)-N6)-threonylcarbamoyltransferase complex dimerization subunit type 1 TsaB — MNVLNLDSSTKIFSIAVSKDKEILSTCSLRLEKALSVSIIPMIDSVLKKANFSLENIDGFAVGVGPGSFTSLRVGLSTVKAFGMVTQKPVVGVSSLDVIAQGAKDLGSDQICVLCDARRSMVFSSVYKIRNNQLKRVSAYFLSEAKDVLKKIKGDCLFVGDGVEIFEKEIKAYFKGKNNIVFGDEKNNYAKADDLAVLSFERFKSKKIDNINTLTPMYLYPKDCQVRR, encoded by the coding sequence ATGAACGTTTTAAATCTTGATAGTTCAACGAAAATATTTAGTATCGCGGTTTCTAAAGACAAAGAAATATTATCCACGTGTAGCTTAAGATTAGAAAAAGCATTGTCGGTTTCTATTATTCCAATGATTGACAGTGTTCTTAAGAAAGCAAATTTTTCCCTAGAAAATATTGATGGGTTTGCCGTAGGTGTTGGGCCAGGTTCTTTTACGAGCCTTCGCGTTGGCCTTTCAACGGTTAAGGCTTTTGGCATGGTAACTCAAAAGCCTGTGGTAGGCGTTTCAAGTTTAGATGTGATTGCGCAAGGTGCAAAAGATTTAGGATCAGATCAGATTTGTGTTTTGTGTGATGCAAGGCGTAGCATGGTTTTTTCTAGTGTCTATAAAATAAGAAATAATCAGTTAAAGAGGGTTAGCGCCTATTTTTTATCTGAAGCTAAAGATGTTTTGAAGAAAATTAAAGGAGATTGTTTGTTTGTTGGCGATGGCGTTGAAATCTTTGAAAAAGAAATCAAAGCATATTTTAAGGGGAAGAATAATATTGTATTTGGGGATGAGAAAAATAATTATGCGAAAGCAGATGATTTGGCGGTCTTGTCTTTTGAGCGATTTAAAAGTAAGAAAATAGATAATATTAACACGTTAACACCAATGTATTTATACCCAAAAGATTGTCAGGTGAGGCGATGA
- the alr gene encoding alanine racemase, with translation MRKKTICSPMAWTEINTKALVSNIKAIKRLAKKSTGVLAVVKANAYGHGLEKVAKTLNKQGVKFFGISDINEGIALRNLGIKKRIMILESILPENAEYLVEHNITPVVCTFELAKALNYFASKRKKKFCIHIKIDTGMSRLGVCQAKVSDFIDQVSCLPWIVIEGLCTHFPLADTNSSFTKNQIKTILRLAKKAKEEVATIKYVHAANSMGLVAFDHQGFNLARTGLMLYGLYPSMKIRKKIKLVPAMSVKSRICFIKSISKGRGVSYGHTFVTNRKMSVATVSIGYSDGYLRSFSNKAKVIIQSQLCPVIGNVTMDQIMVDVSRVKNIKIGDEVCVMGRQGNQKVTADDLAKIAKTINYEITCCLGNR, from the coding sequence ATGAGAAAAAAGACGATTTGTTCGCCGATGGCGTGGACAGAAATAAATACCAAAGCACTTGTTTCAAATATAAAAGCGATTAAGCGGTTAGCAAAAAAGAGCACAGGTGTTTTGGCTGTAGTAAAGGCTAATGCTTATGGCCATGGTTTAGAGAAAGTTGCCAAGACTTTGAATAAGCAAGGCGTGAAGTTTTTTGGTATTTCTGATATTAATGAAGGAATTGCTCTTAGAAATTTAGGGATTAAAAAGCGTATTATGATTTTGGAGAGTATTTTGCCTGAAAATGCAGAATATTTAGTTGAGCATAATATTACGCCTGTTGTTTGTACGTTTGAATTAGCGAAAGCTTTAAATTATTTTGCATCCAAGAGAAAAAAGAAATTTTGTATTCATATTAAAATTGATACGGGCATGAGTCGTCTTGGTGTTTGCCAGGCAAAGGTGTCTGATTTTATTGATCAGGTTTCTTGTTTACCATGGATTGTCATTGAAGGGCTTTGTACTCATTTTCCTCTTGCTGATACGAATAGTAGTTTTACAAAGAATCAAATTAAAACTATTCTTCGCTTAGCAAAGAAAGCCAAAGAGGAAGTCGCAACTATTAAATATGTGCATGCGGCGAACAGCATGGGGCTTGTTGCTTTTGATCATCAAGGATTCAATCTTGCTCGTACGGGATTGATGCTTTATGGACTTTATCCATCGATGAAAATAAGGAAGAAAATTAAGCTTGTCCCGGCGATGAGTGTAAAGTCTCGCATTTGTTTTATTAAGAGCATTTCTAAGGGGCGAGGCGTTAGCTACGGTCATACTTTTGTGACCAACAGGAAGATGTCGGTTGCGACAGTTTCTATTGGCTATAGCGATGGATATTTAAGATCTTTTTCAAATAAAGCTAAAGTGATTATTCAAAGTCAGCTGTGCCCAGTTATTGGAAATGTGACCATGGATCAAATTATGGTGGATGTTAGCCGTGTTAAGAATATAAAAATTGGTGATGAAGTGTGTGTGATGGGCAGACAAGGGAATCAAAAGGTGACGGCTGATGATTTGGCAAAAATTGCAAAGACAATTAACTATGAGATTACTTGTTGTTTAGGTAACAGATGA